The [Clostridium] celerecrescens 18A genomic sequence CTACTCCTTAAATCCGAATGATAATGCCTCCATAGGCACAATCCTTGGCTGCTTCCAGAGCAAATTCCCCGGAAAGATCCAGCAGGGTTCTGCATGGTGGTTCAACGATCACAAGACCGGCATGACTGAGCAGATGATCTCCCTGGCAAACTTAGGCTGCCTTGGAAATTTCATCGGAATGCTTACCGATTCCAGAAGCTTCTTATCTTATACCAGACACGAATACTTCCGCAGAATCCTCTGTGAGCTGGTCGGCGGCTGGGTAGACAACGGAGAGTATCCGGATGATCAGGATTCTCTGAAAGAAATCATTGAGGGAATTTCCTTTAATAATGCAATTAAGTATTTTAATTTTAAAATTTAATCCCAGGGACTGGTTCCGCAGGAAGCTACGATGAATATTTTTACAGGGAACCTGTCTGAGGAGTAAAAAAAGCAAAAGGAGTTCGATCCTTCCAAATAGACCGAACTCCTTTTTTTATATTACTGAATCACCTTCACAGGACATTTTGCAGCACATTTACCGCAATTGGTGCATTTCTCATAATCGATGATTGCAACATTGTTATCCATGTGAATGGCATCAAATTCACACTGCTTTGTACATATCATACAACCAATACAGCCAACTTCACATTTAGCCTTTACATCTTTACCTCTGTCATGGGAATTGCACTGAACCAGATGCTTTGACTTGTATGGAACCAGGTCAATCAGATTGTTAGGACAGGCAGAAACACATTTACCGCAGGCAACGCACTTCTCCTTATCCACTACTGCGATTCCGTCAACCACATGGATGGCATCAAATTCACATGCCTTTACGCAAGAGCCGTATCCCATACACCCATAGACGCAAGCCTTGTCACCTGAGCCAGGAACCACCGATGCCATCCGGCAGTCGTCAATTCCGTAATAATTGTACTGAACCTTTGTCTTATCGCAGGTTCCTTTACATTTTACAAATGCAACCTTCTTATCCGTAGAACCGGCCGTAACTCCCATGATTTCGCCGATCTTTTCGGCTACTGCCGCACCGCCTACCGGACAGGCAGAAACATCTGCCTGGCCTAGTACAATGGCCTTAGCCAGAGCATCACAGCCTGCATATCCGCAGCCGCCGCAGTTGTTACCCGGAAGCTCGTTTCGGACAAGAATCTCTTTTTCATCAACCTCTACTTTAAACTTTTCGCTGGCAATTCCCAGGAACACACCGATCAAAATTCCGATGATGCCCACAACGGCTGCCGCAAATATAATACCTGTTACCATTCTTTCGTCTCCTCCTTATTTTATTAATCCGGAAAATCCGAAAAATGCGATTGCCATCAGGCCGGAGGTAATCAGGACAATAGGAGAACCCTTAAAGGAATAGGGAACATCATTGTTTTCGATTCTCTCGCGGACACCTGCCAGCATAACAATGGCAATGGTAAAGCCTACGGAAATACCGACACCGTTGATAACACTTTCCAGAATGTTATATCCCTTCTGCACGTTGGTCAGGGCTACACCCAGAACCGCACAGTTGGTTGTGATCAAAGGAAGATACACACCCAGCGCCTCATAAAGAGCGGGCATGGATTTCTTCAAAAACATTTCTACAAACTGCACCAGAGCTGCTATAACCAGGATAAACACAATGGTCTGCAAGAATTCCAGATGAAGCCCAACTAATATCCCCTTATAAATGACACTGGTTGCAAATGCTGCAATGGAAATTACGAAAATAACGGCTGCGCCCATACC encodes the following:
- the rsxA gene encoding electron transport complex subunit RsxA, which gives rise to MKELLLIAIGSALVNNVVLSQFLGLCPFLGVSKNVKTSAGMGAAVIFVISIAAFATSVIYKGILVGLHLEFLQTIVFILVIAALVQFVEMFLKKSMPALYEALGVYLPLITTNCAVLGVALTNVQKGYNILESVINGVGISVGFTIAIVMLAGVRERIENNDVPYSFKGSPIVLITSGLMAIAFFGFSGLIK
- a CDS encoding RnfABCDGE type electron transport complex subunit B, which encodes MVTGIIFAAAVVGIIGILIGVFLGIASEKFKVEVDEKEILVRNELPGNNCGGCGYAGCDALAKAIVLGQADVSACPVGGAAVAEKIGEIMGVTAGSTDKKVAFVKCKGTCDKTKVQYNYYGIDDCRMASVVPGSGDKACVYGCMGYGSCVKACEFDAIHVVDGIAVVDKEKCVACGKCVSACPNNLIDLVPYKSKHLVQCNSHDRGKDVKAKCEVGCIGCMICTKQCEFDAIHMDNNVAIIDYEKCTNCGKCAAKCPVKVIQ